The window GGTTGGCATTGGTGATGACGCCGTCCAATCCGAACTCCACAACCGCCTGGACACGGCCAATCGCTGCCACCTGGCCTTCATTGTCGGCGTTCCGCAGGAGGGTTTCGGTCACGTCGGTAGCGAACTTGATGATCTTGAAGGGCTTTCCGTCGCGATCGAGGATCGGGCTGTACACGCCGTGAATATAGATCTCGCGTCCACACTTGGCGATGCGACGAAAATCGCCGGTGATGTCCTCGCCGCGATTCAAGCGCTGCCAGAAATCGCGATACTGTTCGCTATTGCGGGTCGCCTCATCGACAAATTCGCTGTGCCGCCTCCCTTTGATTTCGTCGAGCGCGTAGCCCACGCATTTCAGAAAGTTCTGGTTGGCGTGAATGATCGTGCCGTCCAATTCAAACTCGATCACCGCTTGCGAGCGTTGAATGGCGGCAATTTGACCCGCGTGATCGAGTTCCAGGCGTTGTTGGGCCGTCTGCCGTTTGGCATTAGATGTTTTGACAGCGGCCGGCGGTTTGGTCGATCGTTTCTTGCTCATTCTCTTTACTCGTCGTGCAGGAGGAATTCTCTGTGTAGCTCTGATTAGGTCTTGGTTGCGGGTTGGTTCGTAATCGCGACGATTCGCTCGGGGTCCAGAATCACCAACAACCGGTCGGACAATTTGTAAACGCCTTGAATGAACTCGCCGGCCGCTCCTTGGAGCGTTTCCGGCGGCAGCTCGAATTGCTCCTGCGAGACCTCGAGCACATCGCCGATATCGTCCACGAGCAAACTGACCGCGCCGTCGTCGGTTTGCAAAACGATGTTCAACGGCTCACTGATCTCAGCGAGTTCGGGTAAGTGCAACCGCCGCCGCAGGTCAATCGCCGTCACAATTTGCCCTCGCAAATTGATGAGCCCCCGCACCGCCGGGTGCGCGAGAGGAACGCTTGTCAGCGGTTGACTACGGACAACTTCCTGCACCCTTAGCACGTCGAGTCCGTAGCACTGCCCGGCTAGATAAAAGGTGCAAAATTGTTGGGGAAGGGACATTCGTGAGGGCTCGGTTGCCGGTTATTTGACTGAATGCAAATGAGGTGGTTTCGTAGCTTCGATCAAGGCCGCGACATCCAAAAATTCGGTGACCTGGTCGTGGACGACTGCCGTAAACAGCACGCCCTCGCGATTGGCGAGCGCGCGAATGGCCAGCGGATCGTTAACGATGTCCAAGATGGCCCCGACGATCAGCCCGATCCGCTCCGCACCAGCGTCGTAAACTACGACCGAGACCAGATCGCTAAGCGCCGCCGGACCTGGGCCGCACGGCGACGGTGGAACTGCTAACGCGGCCAGTCCGGCTGAAACATCAAGCAAGGGGAGTATCTCACCGCGATATTGCACGACGAGCCGTTCACCCAGTGACTCCAGGCGAGAGCGAGAAAATTCTTCGAGGCGGGCCACGTCCGCGAGCGGAACCGCCATCCGTCCGCCGGCCGTCGGAGCAAACAACAACAGCGCATGACTTTCGATGGGAGTTGTGATTTCGGCAGTCTCCTCACCCAGCGCACGTCCTCTGGCTCCCGAAATGACGCTCGCTCGCTGCGCCAACCCGACGGGATCGAGCACTAGAGCAACTCGCCCATCGCCCATGATCGCCGCACCGGCGAAGGCCGAGATTCCCTTGAACAGCTTCTGCAGCGGCTTAACGACGATCTCTTCCGTGTCCCGAATCGCCTCGACCACGAGCCCAAAGGGCCGCTCGTCGGCCTGCAGTACAACGATGTTGAGCTCGTCACCCTCTTTGCGCAGCGTGGCAAGCTGCAGTTGCTCATCCAGAAAGACCAGCGGCAGCAGTTTTCCTCGCAAGCGATAAACAGGCACGCCGTGCAGCCGTTCAATCCCGTGCTGCGCATGCTCGGCGTCGAGCCACACGAGTTCCAGCAGGTTGACCTGCGGAATCGCGTACCGTTCACCGCCGCTCGCGACGATCAGCGCAGGAATAATGGCCAGCGTCAGGGGAATCTTGGTGCGGATCGTGGTTCCCTGACCGGGAGTGCTTTCGATATCGACCGTGCCGCCGATTCGCTCTAGGTTGGTGCGGACGACATCCATTCCCACGCCGCGACCGGAAAACTGCGTCACGCGATCGGCCGTGGAGAAACCGGGCACGAAGATCAATCGCAGCAGGTCTTGCCGCGACATGCGGTCGGCGACTTCCGCCGTGATGAGATTTGCTTTGAGTGCTTTGTCGCGCACTTTCGTTTCGTCGATGCCGCCGCCGTCATCGGAGATCTCGACGATCACCTTGCCACCTTCGTGAAAGGCGACCAGTTTCAGCCAACCTTCTTCCGGTTTACCGTGCGATTTGCGGACAGCCGGCGGCTCGATCCCATGATCGACAGCATTGCGAATGAGATGCGTGAGCGGATCCCGAATTGCTTCGATGAGCGTTTTATCGAGCTCCGTCTCTTGGCCGTCGATCTCGACGCGCACTTGCTTTCCGCAGGCGACCGACAAGTCCCGCACGATGCGGGGGAACTTACTCAGCACATTGCCGATCGGTTGCATCCGCGTTTTCATCACGCTGGTTTGCAACTCCGTGGTCAGCAGATTCAATTGCTGCACGGCTCCGAGAAAACCGCTGTCTTCGTGTGATTGGCTGTGCTGCAGAATTTGATTCCGCGCGAGCACTAACTCGCCGACGAGCGTCATCAGCTTGTCGAGCAGGCCGACGTCCACGCGAATGGCAGCATCAGCGACATGGCTTGTTACCTTCTCTGCGGACTCGCCGCTGGGCACTGGAGTGTCCGCGAAGGTGAACTCGAGTTCAGCCGACGGCGATTCGCTAATCTCGAGGGTGGAGGCCGGCGGCGGCAACTCGATGCGAGTCTCCAGCGTCGGAGCGGGTATCGCCGATGTGGCTGGCAGAGGCTTTGATTCCCCAACGTTCTGTTGCCGCAGGCGATCGACCTCAGCAGCGACGCCGGTGTAGTCACCTGATCCTTCTACACCTGTCGACTCGATGTTCGAGAGTATCTCGCGAATTGCGTCCACCACCCGCAAAAGCGCCGTCGCGATCGGCGGGTTGAATGTGATTTCCCCTGCTCTCAACTTGCTGAGCAGATTCTCCGCTGCATGAGAAACCTCTTGGAGCTTGACCAGCCCCATGAAGCCAGCCGTTCCTTTGACGCTATGGAACGTGCGAAAGACTTGCGCGAGCGTGCTCTTCTCAGCAGGGTTGATCTCCAACTTGACCAGATCCGAATCGAGCAGCGCTAGATTCTCATGGGTCTCCAGCAGGAATTCGCGGAGGATTTCATCATCGGGCGACATAGTCGATTCACTGGCCCCGCGTTACCGCCGCGTACAAACCTCCTTGATGCTCTTAAAAAATCGAATCCAAAAGTGGTCCTACCACACTGGCCGGAAACGCCTTTTCTACAATCGCAATCACGCCCAGCTTCCGCACGGGATCGAGCACCCGCGATTCCGTTTCGGTCGTAACCATGATGATCGGAATCGCGGCTGTGGGCGGATTCTGCTTCAAATAGCTGACGAGCGCCCTGCCATCCATCAGCGGCATATTGTAGTCCGTCACAATTAAATCGCAAATTTCGAGGGCTGCCACGGCAATGGCAAAAGCGCCGTCGGGGACCTCCTGAAATTGCGTGAAGCCGAGTCCCTGCAGTACAGTCCGGACCTGAACTCGCGCCGTCGCACTGTCATCGACGATCAGCACTCGCAGCGCGGCGCGATTGTTTTTGCCCGGCGTTTGGCCGCTGGCAGCGGGTACCGGCGTCAATGTCATTGAGGCGCCCGTCACCTGTTTCACCGCATCCGCCAATTGCTCTGGCGTGAAAGGCTTGTGGAGCAATTGCACGCGATGCAAGGCAATCGATGCTGCGGTATCGGCTTCGCTCCCCTCGCTAGTGATCAGCACGAAACCGGGCGATTCGCCCTTGAACTCCGCGCGAATCTGTTCCGCCAATTGCAGTCCATCCAGATCGGGCAAATGAAGCGACGAGATCACCGCCTTGGGGCGCAGTTTGCGAACGAGTTCGATGGCGTCATGGCCTTTCGCTGCCGCACCAAGCACCGAATAGGATTGGTCCTGCAGATAACCCTTGATAATGGACGCCTGCACGCGCGATGGTTCGACGATCAGCACCGAGGCTTGGGAAGAGCTAGCGCCGCTCTCCATGGTTTGCTCGGAGATCCGAGTGTGAACCGTGGAGCCCGAGGAGCCACTATCACCGAACGTGATCTCGAGGCCATTCCCAGTGTCAATCTCATCGACCGGGAGATTTTGGGAAATGGTTTCTAATTCCGAAACCACTTCCGCCATCGACTGAATGCGCTCATCCGGTTCTATGGAGAGCATCCGCTGGAACAGGCCGTCCAACTCGGCGGTGACTTCGGATCGCTCCGCAGTGAGCGATGGAATCTTTCCATCGCGATGCTTGAGCAAGACCGACATCATCGTCGGTCCGCTGAATGGTGGCCTTCCCACCAGCAGAAAGTAAAGTGTGCAGCCCAGGCTGTAGATGTCGGCGCGGTGATCAATCGTGGTGGAATCAACGGCTTGCTCTGGCGGCATGTAGTCGGCTGTGCCGATCACGCCGCCAGCCATGGTTACATCGAAACCACTGGCCGGACCCGTTGCGCCATGATTAAGCCGGGCCAGTCCCAGGTCGGTCACTTTGACGACGCCCTGTTCATCGAGCAAAAGATTGTGCGGCTTGATGTCGCGATGAATGATTCCTTGAGCGTGCGCATAAGCCAAGCCGCGAGCTGTCTGCAGAATGCAATGCACTGCGAGGGAAACAGGAAAGACACCCTGATCCGCGACGCAAGCCGCCAGATCGCGCCCGTTCACAAGTTCCATCACGAGAAAATGGCCAACGTCCGATTCATCGGCGTCATACGCCATGACGACATTGGGGTGGCCCAGACTCGCAATCGTTTCCACTTCACGCTGGAAACGCTTTACGAAGATTGGATTCTGCGAGAGCTTACCCGCGAGTACCTTGAGCGCCACGAGCCGCTTCATGCGGCGGTGCCGGGCCTTGAACACCGTGCCCATCCCGCCCGCACCCAAACGTTCAAGGACGTCGTAATTCCCGATCCGCAGCGTCGAACCGCGTCCTTCGTTAAGGGCAGCAACTTGAAACCGAGTCAGCAAATCTTGAGTCGTGAGCAATTTGGCGAGTTGCTGCGAATCGTGCTGTGCCGTCGCCAGCAACGGCTGCAGTGTTTCTTCGGCGACCAGACCACTTTCCTGGAGAGCTTTGGAAAAGGCCGCAAACGACACGGATTCGATATTCGCTTCCATAGATAAATGAACCGTTCGGTTTCCGCCACGCAGGGGATTTCTCAGGTAGCAGCTTCATCGCTGACCAAATTACAGATCGAGAACCTTCGACAACAACACAGTGAGTAGGTAGCCATCGTAACCGCCGACAATACGGCTTCCAACTGAATTGAACTTCAATAGCTCTCAGCCGATGCCCCGCGGTTGATGCAACACATAGGACAAGCTGCTTTTCGTTGCCATTTGATGATGGCGATTGCGGCGCAGGTAGCCGCAGAATCACTCGAACGGGAATAGTGATGTGCGATTGCCACCTCCCTGGTCGGAACTCTCCTATTAACCGCGCTCTCTTCTTGGCCGATTTTTTGGCACGCGACTTCTGCTGTTAACCACCGGGTCATCCCCTTGCGCGAAGGGATTTTGATAACTAGCTAGAGAAGCTAGGAAAGATCGAACCGCGGTTCGAAGTCGAGCTATGTTTCAGATGGCCAGCGCTCACCTTCGCTGTGCAAAAAAGATGAGAATTCTTGGATACACAGCGGCTTTCCTAGTTTAACACGATGGTCAACGTTTTTCAGTCTCTCTGGCTTGTGATCGCCGGCGCCACGCAGAAGGAGCTCGCTCGGCAGGTCAAATATCTGAAGGTTGAGAACGAAATCCTGCGGTCGAGGTTGCCGCAGCGCATCACAGTCACGCCAAAGGAACGCGTCCGCCTGATCAAGTTCGCACACAAGCTCGGCGGGAAGGTTCTATCCCAGCTCGCGACGATCGTTCACCCATCCACGATCATGCGCTGGATTGCCGCAGAGAAGAAGAACAAGCCCAAGCCGAAGCCCCGGGGCCGGCCGCGAACTCCGGAGCAACTTCGAAAGCTGATTCTGAAGATGGCCAAGGAGAACGAGTGGGGCTACACCCGGATCATGGGTGAGCTGAAGAAGCTCGGGATCAAGCCGCCCAGCCGGAACACGGTGCGGGCCATCTTAAAAGGTCACGGGTACGATCCCGGGCCCAAGCGCGGCGAAGGAACCTGGGACGAGTTCCTCAAGCAACACGCCGCCTCGCTGTGGCAGTGCGACTTCTTCTCGAAACGCATCCTGACGCTCCGCGGCATCCGCGAGGTGTTCGTCCTGGCATT is drawn from Anatilimnocola floriformis and contains these coding sequences:
- a CDS encoding chemotaxis protein CheW is translated as MSLPQQFCTFYLAGQCYGLDVLRVQEVVRSQPLTSVPLAHPAVRGLINLRGQIVTAIDLRRRLHLPELAEISEPLNIVLQTDDGAVSLLVDDIGDVLEVSQEQFELPPETLQGAAGEFIQGVYKLSDRLLVILDPERIVAITNQPATKT
- a CDS encoding chemotaxis protein CheA: MSPDDEILREFLLETHENLALLDSDLVKLEINPAEKSTLAQVFRTFHSVKGTAGFMGLVKLQEVSHAAENLLSKLRAGEITFNPPIATALLRVVDAIREILSNIESTGVEGSGDYTGVAAEVDRLRQQNVGESKPLPATSAIPAPTLETRIELPPPASTLEISESPSAELEFTFADTPVPSGESAEKVTSHVADAAIRVDVGLLDKLMTLVGELVLARNQILQHSQSHEDSGFLGAVQQLNLLTTELQTSVMKTRMQPIGNVLSKFPRIVRDLSVACGKQVRVEIDGQETELDKTLIEAIRDPLTHLIRNAVDHGIEPPAVRKSHGKPEEGWLKLVAFHEGGKVIVEISDDGGGIDETKVRDKALKANLITAEVADRMSRQDLLRLIFVPGFSTADRVTQFSGRGVGMDVVRTNLERIGGTVDIESTPGQGTTIRTKIPLTLAIIPALIVASGGERYAIPQVNLLELVWLDAEHAQHGIERLHGVPVYRLRGKLLPLVFLDEQLQLATLRKEGDELNIVVLQADERPFGLVVEAIRDTEEIVVKPLQKLFKGISAFAGAAIMGDGRVALVLDPVGLAQRASVISGARGRALGEETAEITTPIESHALLLFAPTAGGRMAVPLADVARLEEFSRSRLESLGERLVVQYRGEILPLLDVSAGLAALAVPPSPCGPGPAALSDLVSVVVYDAGAERIGLIVGAILDIVNDPLAIRALANREGVLFTAVVHDQVTEFLDVAALIEATKPPHLHSVK
- a CDS encoding protein kinase domain-containing protein — encoded protein: MSFAAFSKALQESGLVAEETLQPLLATAQHDSQQLAKLLTTQDLLTRFQVAALNEGRGSTLRIGNYDVLERLGAGGMGTVFKARHRRMKRLVALKVLAGKLSQNPIFVKRFQREVETIASLGHPNVVMAYDADESDVGHFLVMELVNGRDLAACVADQGVFPVSLAVHCILQTARGLAYAHAQGIIHRDIKPHNLLLDEQGVVKVTDLGLARLNHGATGPASGFDVTMAGGVIGTADYMPPEQAVDSTTIDHRADIYSLGCTLYFLLVGRPPFSGPTMMSVLLKHRDGKIPSLTAERSEVTAELDGLFQRMLSIEPDERIQSMAEVVSELETISQNLPVDEIDTGNGLEITFGDSGSSGSTVHTRISEQTMESGASSSQASVLIVEPSRVQASIIKGYLQDQSYSVLGAAAKGHDAIELVRKLRPKAVISSLHLPDLDGLQLAEQIRAEFKGESPGFVLITSEGSEADTAASIALHRVQLLHKPFTPEQLADAVKQVTGASMTLTPVPAASGQTPGKNNRAALRVLIVDDSATARVQVRTVLQGLGFTQFQEVPDGAFAIAVAALEICDLIVTDYNMPLMDGRALVSYLKQNPPTAAIPIIMVTTETESRVLDPVRKLGVIAIVEKAFPASVVGPLLDSIF
- a CDS encoding integrase core domain-containing protein, whose product is MIAGATQKELARQVKYLKVENEILRSRLPQRITVTPKERVRLIKFAHKLGGKVLSQLATIVHPSTIMRWIAAEKKNKPKPKPRGRPRTPEQLRKLILKMAKENEWGYTRIMGELKKLGIKPPSRNTVRAILKGHGYDPGPKRGEGTWDEFLKQHAASLWQCDFFSKRILTLRGIREVFVLAFLHVETRRVVLSPATFHPDESWVVGQMEQFVQKARSQKLRVATIQRDRGSKFTSAVDQALRSKRVKVKKNEFLAPNTNAFVERFVQSIQQECLDRFVVFGSGHMGAICSEYLEHYHTERPHQGAGIDNELLNRKKMRGRPKKNASLGDIVPLNEIRCSERLGGLLKSYWRKAG